The Agelaius phoeniceus isolate bAgePho1 chromosome 2, bAgePho1.hap1, whole genome shotgun sequence region GCGGTGAGAGCTTGCACATAAGGACTTCCTAAATGAATGTGGATCTTGTTATCCTCAGTAGTTATTACACTTGATCCTGTACTGTTAGATCTCTGAAACTGCCATGATGACTGCCTGTCTGGGGATACTCTAAAAACAGCGTGCTTGGCTCCCATTTCCAAAGGCTCCGAGGAGAGTGTTTGTTCCTGAGAACTTGAGCCAGGCAAAGCCAAAGGGGACATTGTTCTTTCAGGAGTTAAAGAACCACACGATTCAGGAGTTTGAGATCTTGAAAAAGTAGTAGTCATAGTAATAGGAGAAATTGCATGCTCAGGGGTCATGTAACCTTCTCCTGCTTTTGATTTTACAGGTGTTAAGGAGGCGTTTTGAATAATGGTTATTCTTTGCTTTGGAGTGCCACAGTTGGGTATAACTGCTGTGCTGGTGTAGGAGTGAGGGCTTTCAGTGGTAGGACTGGTTATTTCAAGGGTTGCTGTGTTCTGTCTATGGTCTGGAGTTACTTTTATGTGAAGGGGTTGGCCAGGTGTATGGCTTAGCACTAGATCTCCAGTCTGTGCACAGTTTCCATTTTGCTTTGTGTGTATCTTTCCATTTTGAGGATGGCTCTCTTTGGACCTCATCCAAGGGAtccataattttttgtttgcagCATTTGCCGTAGATGAGTTGCTTTTGAAAGATGCTGTTTGTTCCTCCTCATTATCACTGTCTTCATAGAGCTGCCCATTTATGACCGTCCGCTCCAAAGGCATGAGGGTTTTGTAATCGGGTGGTTCATTGTCTGCTGGATCTGTTTggatttctttagaaaaaacTTGCACATCtggaattttctttccattgAGACCAGGCCTGATATTCTTGCTGAAGGATCTGTACCTCTCCAGTTCTTTTGTGAGGCTCTCCATTTCTCTTGCTAACTccctgtttttgttttcttgctggAGGAGTTTCTTCTGCAAGACTGTGTGATCACCTCGCAGGTGACAGATTAAGTCTTCTGTTGCCACGCATTCATGAACTTTCTCTTTCAGTGCATCTACTTCTCTGGAAAGGTGACTCGATTTAGCTTCCTCTTCTCTGAGTTTCTTGAAAAGGCGCTCCTGATTGgactctgccttttctgttaaTTTATACCTCGCCAATTCCATTTTCACAGCCTCCAACTCCTCTGAGaggagcctggctctgtcctgtTCACTGACATATTTTCGTTCTAGACACTCAAATTCATCTTCAGTTTTCATAAGATCATCTTCTACTGACTTCATTTCGTTGAGCTTCTGCTTAAGCCTCTCAACTTCTTGAGAAAGCTCTTTGATTATGTTGTTTTCCTGCTGCAAGGAGGTGCTAGATTTAGTACTCTCCTTACGTTTACTTTTAAGAAACTCTTTTTCAACATCTTCCAGGGACTGAAGTCTTTTACTTAGAATATTCACTTTGGAAACAAGATCacttcctttctcctcttctgcTTTGAGTTTGTTTTTCAATTCATCTCTTTCTTTTGTAACACTGGacattttttcctctgcatCAGATTTTGATTTCAGTGCCTTTTTACTTTCCTCCATCAGCTTCTCTGTAACTGACATCACTTTATTTTGTTCCACCTGAAGCTGAGAAGTTGCAGCTTGcagcttttcttctgtttgctttattttttcacCCATAGTTTTTCTTTCATCCACAAGCATCACTGTTAAACTCTTCAGCTTTGTTAAATCTTCTTTAAGTGTAAACTCAGTTTTTTCTAACTTGCTTTCAATTGCTTCAAGCTCACCAACTCTAGCTTTTAAACCATCCAGCTCATGGGACAACTGCTTTGttaaaattttttctctttctaggTTGCATTTCAGAGAGTAACATTCCTGTTTACTCTTGTTGAAAGCATCTTCTAGTTTCTCCAGCTCCATAATTCTTTTATTAAGTTTATCCACTTCCCCTTTAAGGTTCTTACTCTGCGATGCTTCTTGTTCTAACTTTCTATTAAGTTCTCTGCACTGATCTTCCATTTTTGTGAGCTCTTCATCCTTTCCTTCCATCTCCAGCAGTCGTTTCCGTAGTTCTTCTACTTCAGTCATAAGTGCAGCGTTCCCACACTCTCCCTTGTTTATCTTATCCCTTATGTCTTGCAGTTCTTCTTCTGCTTTTCGTAAAGATTTGTTGGTCTCTTCCAGCTCATCAATTTGCCGGCTGAGTGTTGTTAATTTGAGCCGGAGCTGGCGATTCTGGCTGTCTTCATTGGTTAGTTTGGCCATCATTGCTTCTTGGTCTTGGGAAATCTTACTGCTCTGGGCGTGAATTTCAGCCTCCAGCCTGCTggatttctgtttctcttcttgAATTTTTGCTTCAGCAAAAGTAAGCTTTTCGTGTGCTTGTTTTGTAGAAGTGGTTAATTCTTgaatttttttactttgttgATTCACCTGCTCAGTGAGTCTTTGCTGTTCATCCACCACCATTAAAGCAAAGGATTTCAGTTTAGTCAATTCTT contains the following coding sequences:
- the FILIP1L gene encoding filamin A-interacting protein 1-like isoform X1, with the protein product MHSRTNSTESPTRPKLSQPRAKDHHKGEAGYSGKGNAQTQQKEKDDVARASTILRSPKAEKKQKSSVKKREDLSRDDLLFLLSVLEGELQAQDEVIGVLKAEKIDLALLEAQYGFVTPKKVLEALQRDAIQTKAEQWQEDVYEKPMGELDKVVEKQKEVHRRMLEQLLMVEKAHRQTLHELEEEKRKHSKYMEKSDEFTNLLEQECERLKKLLEQETVYQAKKEKENNKKISKLKEELTKLKSFALMVVDEQQRLTEQVNQQSKKIQELTTSTKQAHEKLTFAEAKIQEEKQKSSRLEAEIHAQSSKISQDQEAMMAKLTNEDSQNRQLRLKLTTLSRQIDELEETNKSLRKAEEELQDIRDKINKGECGNAALMTEVEELRKRLLEMEGKDEELTKMEDQCRELNRKLEQEASQSKNLKGEVDKLNKRIMELEKLEDAFNKSKQECYSLKCNLEREKILTKQLSHELDGLKARVGELEAIESKLEKTEFTLKEDLTKLKSLTVMLVDERKTMGEKIKQTEEKLQAATSQLQVEQNKVMSVTEKLMEESKKALKSKSDAEEKMSSVTKERDELKNKLKAEEEKGSDLVSKVNILSKRLQSLEDVEKEFLKSKRKESTKSSTSLQQENNIIKELSQEVERLKQKLNEMKSVEDDLMKTEDEFECLERKYVSEQDRARLLSEELEAVKMELARYKLTEKAESNQERLFKKLREEEAKSSHLSREVDALKEKVHECVATEDLICHLRGDHTVLQKKLLQQENKNRELAREMESLTKELERYRSFSKNIRPGLNGKKIPDVQVFSKEIQTDPADNEPPDYKTLMPLERTVINGQLYEDSDNEEEQTASFKSNSSTANAANKKLWIPWMRSKESHPQNGKIHTKQNGNCAQTGDLVLSHTPGQPLHIKVTPDHRQNTATLEITSPTTESPHSYTSTAVIPNCGTPKQRITIIQNASLTPVKSKAGEGYMTPEHAISPITMTTTFSRSQTPESCGSLTPERTMSPLALPGSSSQEQTLSSEPLEMGAKHAVFRVSPDRQSSWQFQRSNSTGSSVITTEDNKIHIHLGSPYVQALTASKPISPCNAVQDNRTPALANGLPTKPTNKITSSITITPTATPLPRQSQITITNTFRRSIPTRIPKPKPASTTKASVKIPAGHANKPLQDSPSGKIRIVRTVSKACLQSGGRRVHSNSLNGSTDNTWENSLHIGVSLRTAKS
- the FILIP1L gene encoding filamin A-interacting protein 1-like isoform X2 translates to MVVDEQQRLTEQVNQQSKKIQELTTSTKQAHEKLTFAEAKIQEEKQKSSRLEAEIHAQSSKISQDQEAMMAKLTNEDSQNRQLRLKLTTLSRQIDELEETNKSLRKAEEELQDIRDKINKGECGNAALMTEVEELRKRLLEMEGKDEELTKMEDQCRELNRKLEQEASQSKNLKGEVDKLNKRIMELEKLEDAFNKSKQECYSLKCNLEREKILTKQLSHELDGLKARVGELEAIESKLEKTEFTLKEDLTKLKSLTVMLVDERKTMGEKIKQTEEKLQAATSQLQVEQNKVMSVTEKLMEESKKALKSKSDAEEKMSSVTKERDELKNKLKAEEEKGSDLVSKVNILSKRLQSLEDVEKEFLKSKRKESTKSSTSLQQENNIIKELSQEVERLKQKLNEMKSVEDDLMKTEDEFECLERKYVSEQDRARLLSEELEAVKMELARYKLTEKAESNQERLFKKLREEEAKSSHLSREVDALKEKVHECVATEDLICHLRGDHTVLQKKLLQQENKNRELAREMESLTKELERYRSFSKNIRPGLNGKKIPDVQVFSKEIQTDPADNEPPDYKTLMPLERTVINGQLYEDSDNEEEQTASFKSNSSTANAANKKLWIPWMRSKESHPQNGKIHTKQNGNCAQTGDLVLSHTPGQPLHIKVTPDHRQNTATLEITSPTTESPHSYTSTAVIPNCGTPKQRITIIQNASLTPVKSKAGEGYMTPEHAISPITMTTTFSRSQTPESCGSLTPERTMSPLALPGSSSQEQTLSSEPLEMGAKHAVFRVSPDRQSSWQFQRSNSTGSSVITTEDNKIHIHLGSPYVQALTASKPISPCNAVQDNRTPALANGLPTKPTNKITSSITITPTATPLPRQSQITITNTFRRSIPTRIPKPKPASTTKASVKIPAGHANKPLQDSPSGKIRIVRTVSKACLQSGGRRVHSNSLNGSTDNTWENSLHIGVSLRTAKS